A portion of the Krasilnikovia cinnamomea genome contains these proteins:
- a CDS encoding GGDEF domain-containing protein, whose amino-acid sequence MRDLRHRVVTPVTAAVLAGVALQLILPLLSTRLGLVIASVPIAIAGFLAPIGFLRQSRAHTGRQRAGWALGIVGSLLLGASYTLYTGYAAFGLEPGKPNLADLLSVGSATVALVGIALAAPPLPGAMAGTTHLIDVATVAGSLFALVWQFVIPPATATLPLGNQLTFVLTLLPEIIAAALALTLMSRIQASADGRALHLLAAALALFALAAVGSTHNSTRGAPWYATGVGALYLTGGLLVALASRSTVGAADSSGRRALAGFWTALPYVPVALAICAVSGLYLRTGTLSPVLVWALVSSTGLAMLRQFLSLLTIKRLLSDLDEQQERLRHAAHHDALTGLPNRTAFHGRAAEALAAAGPDDHTGVLLVDLDGFKPVNDQLGHAAGDAVLIAVGRRLPDALRGTDTAARLGGDEFAVLLPNLNDPGEAELIAARIIGRLAAPVPTTDTQVRVGASVGMTTARGAGHSIDRLLREADHALYAAKAAGKSVVRRFAAAPHPESPTLPQPRTSVTDQSQHTA is encoded by the coding sequence GTGCGTGACCTGAGGCACCGCGTGGTGACCCCGGTCACTGCTGCCGTGCTGGCAGGCGTCGCGCTCCAGCTGATCCTGCCGCTGCTCTCCACCCGCCTCGGCCTCGTGATCGCCAGCGTGCCGATCGCAATCGCCGGATTCCTCGCCCCCATCGGCTTCCTCCGGCAGAGCCGCGCCCACACCGGACGGCAACGGGCCGGGTGGGCGCTGGGCATAGTCGGTTCGCTCCTGCTCGGCGCGTCCTACACCCTCTACACCGGGTACGCGGCGTTCGGCCTGGAGCCGGGCAAACCCAACCTGGCCGACCTGCTCTCCGTGGGCTCCGCCACCGTGGCCCTGGTCGGGATCGCCCTCGCCGCGCCGCCCCTGCCGGGCGCGATGGCCGGGACCACCCACCTGATCGACGTCGCCACGGTCGCCGGTTCCCTGTTCGCGCTGGTCTGGCAGTTCGTCATTCCGCCCGCCACGGCCACCCTGCCGCTGGGCAACCAGCTGACCTTCGTGCTGACCCTGCTGCCGGAGATCATCGCGGCCGCGCTCGCCCTCACCCTCATGTCGCGCATCCAGGCCAGCGCCGACGGGCGCGCGCTGCACCTGCTGGCCGCCGCGCTGGCGCTGTTCGCCCTGGCCGCCGTGGGCTCCACCCACAACTCCACCCGAGGCGCGCCCTGGTACGCCACCGGCGTCGGCGCGCTGTACCTCACCGGCGGCCTGCTCGTCGCCCTGGCCAGCCGGAGCACCGTGGGCGCGGCGGACTCCTCCGGCCGCCGGGCGCTGGCGGGCTTCTGGACCGCCCTGCCGTACGTGCCCGTGGCGTTGGCCATCTGCGCCGTCAGCGGCCTGTACCTGCGCACCGGGACGCTCAGCCCCGTGCTGGTCTGGGCGCTGGTGAGCAGCACCGGGCTGGCCATGCTGCGCCAGTTCCTGAGTCTGCTCACCATCAAGCGGCTGCTCAGCGACCTCGACGAGCAGCAGGAACGCCTGCGCCACGCCGCGCACCACGACGCGCTGACCGGATTGCCGAACCGTACGGCGTTTCACGGCCGCGCCGCCGAGGCGCTCGCCGCCGCCGGCCCGGACGACCACACCGGGGTGCTGCTGGTCGACCTGGACGGGTTCAAGCCGGTCAACGACCAGCTCGGCCACGCCGCCGGGGACGCCGTACTGATCGCGGTGGGCCGTCGCCTGCCCGACGCGCTGCGCGGCACCGACACCGCCGCCCGCCTCGGCGGCGACGAATTCGCCGTACTGTTGCCCAACCTGAACGATCCCGGCGAGGCCGAGCTGATCGCCGCGCGCATCATCGGCCGGCTCGCCGCGCCCGTGCCGACCACGGACACCCAGGTCCGGGTCGGCGCGAGCGTCGGCATGACGACCGCGCGGGGCGCGGGGCACAGCATCGACCGCCTGCTCCGGGAAGCCGACCACGCGTTGTACGCCGCCAAGGCGGCGGGCAAGAGCGTGGTACGCCGCTTCGCCGCCGCTCCCCACCCCGAATCGCCGACGCTGCCGCAGCCCCGGACCTCCGTCACGGACCAGAGTCAGCACACCGCCTGA
- a CDS encoding zinc-dependent metalloprotease, with product MPDIPFGFSLPGAQPPDPSDPQQMQQFMAQLQQMFATPGDGPVNWDLARQVAASQLAAAGDPAVTIVERNQVEESLRLADHWLDPVAALPSGIQTAAAWNRNEWIYNTLDVWRKLCDPIAGRMVGAMGDLVPEEARAQLGPMQSMVATLGGALFGGQLGQALGQLAAEVLSAGDIGLPLGPAGTAALIPVNIKGYGEGLELPEDQVRLYVALREAAHQRLFQHVPWLRAHVLNAVETYANGITVNRDAIEEAMSRVDPSDPESMQAMALEGIFTPEDTPQQKASLARLETALALIEGWVGTVVDSAAGERLPSVAALGEAFRRRRGAGGPAEQTFAALVGLELRPRRLREAGALWAALGEQRGIQGRDALWEHPDLLPTDDDFADPQAFASAQLDWDITDLEKLGKDDEKPGQDGEPGGTA from the coding sequence GTGCCTGATATCCCGTTCGGCTTCTCGCTGCCCGGCGCCCAGCCGCCCGACCCCTCCGACCCCCAGCAGATGCAGCAGTTCATGGCTCAGCTGCAGCAGATGTTCGCCACCCCCGGCGACGGCCCGGTGAACTGGGACCTGGCCCGCCAGGTGGCGGCCAGTCAGCTTGCCGCGGCGGGTGACCCCGCGGTGACCATCGTCGAGCGCAACCAGGTCGAGGAGTCGCTGCGGCTCGCCGATCACTGGCTCGACCCGGTCGCCGCGCTGCCCTCGGGCATCCAGACCGCGGCCGCCTGGAACCGCAACGAGTGGATCTACAACACCCTCGACGTGTGGCGCAAGCTGTGCGACCCGATCGCCGGACGCATGGTCGGCGCCATGGGCGACCTGGTGCCCGAGGAGGCGCGCGCCCAGCTCGGCCCGATGCAGTCGATGGTGGCGACCCTGGGCGGGGCGCTGTTCGGTGGCCAGCTCGGCCAGGCGCTGGGCCAGCTCGCGGCCGAGGTGCTCTCGGCCGGCGACATCGGGCTCCCGCTCGGCCCGGCCGGCACGGCCGCGCTCATCCCGGTCAACATCAAGGGGTACGGCGAGGGCCTGGAGCTGCCCGAGGACCAGGTCCGGCTGTACGTGGCGCTGCGCGAGGCGGCCCACCAGCGGCTGTTCCAGCACGTCCCGTGGCTGCGGGCGCACGTGCTCAACGCGGTCGAGACGTACGCGAACGGGATCACGGTCAACCGGGACGCGATCGAGGAGGCGATGAGCCGGGTCGACCCGTCCGACCCGGAGTCGATGCAGGCCATGGCGCTGGAAGGCATCTTCACGCCCGAGGACACCCCGCAGCAGAAGGCCAGCCTGGCCCGGCTGGAGACCGCCCTGGCGCTGATCGAGGGCTGGGTCGGCACGGTGGTGGACAGCGCGGCCGGTGAGCGGTTGCCGTCGGTGGCCGCGCTGGGCGAGGCGTTCCGGCGGCGGCGTGGCGCGGGTGGCCCCGCCGAGCAGACGTTCGCGGCGCTGGTGGGTCTGGAGCTGCGGCCGCGGCGGCTGCGCGAGGCGGGGGCGCTGTGGGCCGCGCTCGGCGAGCAGCGCGGCATTCAGGGGCGCGACGCGCTCTGGGAGCACCCGGACCTGCTACCGACCGACGACGACTTCGCCGACCCGCAGGCCTTCGCCAGCGCCCAGCTCGACTGGGACATCACCGACCTCGAAAAGCTCGGCAAGGACGACGAGAAGCCCGGCCAGGACGGCGAGCCCGGCGGGACCGCGTAG
- a CDS encoding SRPBCC family protein codes for MIDAKEQINAVRRALGGRVLEAGEARVLTISQVYDTDIDDLWDVLTTAERIARWFLPVSGDLREGGHYQLEGQAGGTITRCDKPRSYAATWEYGGNVSWIEVRLTPESADRTRFELEHVAHVEDEFADQYGPGAVGVGWDSGLLGLANHLADPTAPRDPEAIAAWIASPEGREFMWLSSEAWAEADIAAGADPERARKQAAQTYAAYTGG; via the coding sequence ATGATTGACGCGAAAGAACAGATCAACGCCGTACGCCGCGCACTGGGCGGCCGGGTGCTGGAGGCCGGTGAGGCCCGGGTCCTCACGATCAGCCAGGTGTACGACACGGACATCGACGATCTGTGGGACGTGCTCACCACCGCCGAACGGATCGCACGCTGGTTCCTGCCGGTCTCCGGCGACCTCCGCGAGGGCGGGCACTACCAGCTGGAGGGCCAGGCCGGCGGCACCATCACCCGCTGCGACAAGCCGCGCTCGTACGCGGCCACCTGGGAGTACGGCGGCAACGTGAGCTGGATCGAGGTCCGGCTCACCCCGGAGAGCGCCGACCGGACCCGGTTCGAGCTGGAGCATGTCGCCCACGTCGAGGACGAGTTCGCCGACCAGTACGGTCCCGGCGCGGTCGGTGTCGGCTGGGACTCGGGTCTGCTCGGTCTCGCCAACCACCTCGCCGACCCCACGGCGCCGCGCGACCCGGAGGCCATCGCCGCCTGGATCGCGTCGCCGGAGGGCCGGGAGTTCATGTGGCTCAGCAGCGAGGCCTGGGCGGAGGCCGACATCGCGGCGGGGGCCGACCCGGAGCGGGCCCGGAAGCAGGCGGCCCAGACGTACGCCGCGTACACGGGCGGCTGA
- a CDS encoding winged helix-turn-helix domain-containing protein — protein MTTEDVGMTGDVRDRILELLSSGPATVAGLATRLDLPGGVVSYQLKLLEQAGLVWVGASRTVRGVPTPVYVSTAAAVPPPLAAPAPLPGLTWTGTGRFPAPVWTTDLPADAPTGSMSPASERGGNLVPEPEVAGAGSAIPDPRRSNPRRPDPFPPRVDVRRVPLDDATFAEFAARLDALTREFAARAAPGSPAAEVAVTFCRPPGAPALGYGS, from the coding sequence GTGACCACCGAGGATGTCGGGATGACGGGCGACGTACGCGACCGAATTCTCGAGCTGCTGAGCAGCGGACCCGCCACCGTGGCCGGCCTTGCCACCAGGCTCGACCTGCCCGGTGGCGTCGTCAGCTATCAGCTCAAGCTGCTCGAGCAGGCCGGGCTGGTATGGGTCGGCGCCTCCCGCACGGTGCGCGGCGTGCCGACACCGGTGTACGTGAGCACGGCGGCGGCGGTCCCGCCTCCGCTGGCGGCCCCGGCGCCGTTGCCCGGACTGACCTGGACCGGCACGGGCCGCTTCCCGGCCCCGGTGTGGACCACGGACCTTCCCGCAGATGCCCCCACCGGATCGATGTCCCCGGCTTCGGAGCGTGGCGGGAACCTCGTGCCGGAGCCGGAGGTCGCAGGCGCCGGGTCCGCGATTCCGGACCCGCGAAGGTCGAACCCGCGCAGGCCGGACCCGTTCCCGCCCCGGGTCGACGTCCGCCGGGTTCCGCTCGACGACGCCACGTTCGCCGAGTTCGCCGCCCGCCTTGACGCGCTCACCCGGGAGTTTGCGGCACGGGCGGCGCCCGGTTCCCCGGCTGCTGAGGTGGCCGTCACCTTTTGCCGGCCGCCCGGTGCGCCGGCCCTCGGCTACGGGTCCTGA
- a CDS encoding DUF6578 domain-containing protein — protein sequence MELNVWVDGWQMQCCGEPFSVGSDVSWTLRWEPDWEWLSVLLGDQGAASMDAAEDHHEDVPEGTPETVGTVRSITAVHCRYAPSGAPRELVPVPGSGVLTPLSKADGWTKDRDELRFVGYLVRIATDAQPPDPARPALG from the coding sequence GTGGAGTTGAACGTTTGGGTGGACGGGTGGCAGATGCAGTGCTGCGGGGAGCCGTTCTCTGTCGGGTCGGATGTGTCGTGGACGCTGCGTTGGGAGCCGGACTGGGAATGGCTGTCGGTGCTGCTCGGCGACCAGGGCGCTGCGTCGATGGACGCTGCTGAGGACCACCACGAGGACGTCCCGGAGGGCACCCCGGAAACCGTGGGGACGGTGCGGTCGATCACGGCAGTGCATTGCCGGTACGCGCCGTCGGGCGCCCCCCGTGAGCTGGTCCCGGTCCCGGGGTCTGGGGTCCTCACACCGCTGTCCAAGGCGGACGGCTGGACGAAAGACCGCGACGAGCTGCGGTTCGTCGGCTACCTGGTGCGGATCGCCACCGATGCCCAGCCGCCCGACCCGGCGAGGCCCGCTCTCGGCTGA
- a CDS encoding lamin tail domain-containing protein: protein MRSRDTSVTTDRRARRTTLAALTAATCLAAVAIGSPAQAATAPTISAPASTVGFSEITITGKATPGATVTLYESAFVFNDFYVATNWDTGGPVTATASTSGAFTIRRNVDSGFLFKVKEGNSPDFSNTVKVSVQVIPTLTLASTTSGTVSAEVAANPNQPFLPVEVQRQTGSTWTTVADGVTDLAGIYSTVLTNQGAGTAQTYRAYIGADTNTAILANHSPAKTITVSGTAPTPTPTPTPTPTPTPTPTPTPTPTPTPPKPPAPKPPAPKPPAPKPAAPKVGDVQFTKIQYHGKSGLNNEWFRLTNKTSKTINLKGWTVRDKSGNTYTFTSSYSLGAGKNVYVHTGKGTNGKPNAGDRYWGKRAYVWNNGGDTAYLRFGTKTIDSCKWTRDRKVTTC, encoded by the coding sequence ATGCGTTCTCGCGACACGTCGGTCACGACCGACCGACGCGCCCGACGTACCACCCTGGCCGCGCTGACGGCCGCCACCTGCCTTGCCGCTGTGGCGATCGGATCGCCCGCGCAGGCCGCCACCGCGCCGACCATCTCGGCGCCCGCCTCGACGGTCGGCTTCTCGGAGATCACCATCACCGGCAAGGCCACCCCGGGCGCCACGGTTACCCTGTACGAATCCGCGTTCGTGTTCAACGACTTCTATGTCGCCACGAACTGGGACACCGGCGGTCCGGTGACCGCCACGGCGTCCACCTCGGGGGCGTTCACCATTCGCCGGAACGTCGACAGTGGCTTCCTCTTCAAGGTCAAGGAGGGCAACAGCCCGGACTTCTCGAACACGGTCAAGGTGTCGGTGCAGGTGATCCCGACGCTCACCTTGGCCTCGACGACGAGCGGCACGGTCTCCGCGGAGGTCGCCGCGAATCCCAACCAGCCCTTCCTGCCCGTCGAGGTGCAGCGCCAGACGGGCAGCACCTGGACGACCGTCGCCGACGGCGTCACCGACCTTGCCGGGATCTACTCCACCGTCCTGACCAACCAGGGCGCCGGCACCGCGCAGACCTACCGGGCGTACATCGGGGCCGACACCAACACCGCGATCCTCGCGAACCACTCGCCGGCTAAGACCATCACGGTGTCCGGCACCGCGCCGACCCCGACGCCCACGCCGACTCCGACCCCCACCCCGACGCCGACCCCCACCCCGACGCCCACGCCCACGCCCACGCCCCCGAAGCCTCCGGCGCCGAAGCCTCCGGCGCCCAAGCCCCCGGCGCCCAAGCCGGCCGCGCCGAAGGTGGGCGACGTTCAGTTCACCAAGATCCAGTACCACGGCAAGTCCGGACTGAACAACGAGTGGTTCCGGCTCACCAACAAGACGTCGAAGACGATCAACCTGAAGGGGTGGACCGTCCGGGACAAGTCCGGCAACACGTACACGTTCACCAGCTCGTACTCGCTGGGTGCGGGCAAGAACGTCTACGTGCACACCGGCAAGGGCACGAACGGCAAGCCGAACGCCGGTGACCGGTACTGGGGCAAGCGCGCCTACGTCTGGAACAACGGCGGCGACACCGCGTACCTGCGGTTCGGCACCAAGACGATCGATTCCTGCAAGTGGACGCGTGACCGGAAGGTCACGACCTGCTGA
- a CDS encoding YlbL family protein → MRRRGVTVILGALITALLAVGVMATPLPYVVLKPGPTVNTLGTDNGKEVIQVTNAATSTSAGQLRMTTVGVQPDVELIWAIRGWFSKEQAVVPRELIYPPDRSEKQVEQDNKEEFQSSQSTAETVALRELGYPVQTYVKKVTAGGASEGKLRDGDVVTTVDGTAVTSPAKLTELIRAKPAGATLAVAYTRDGKPGTASITTKADKDGKTPRIGVEIEKRQPHPFKVAIALDEVGGPSAGLMFTLGIIDKLTPADLTGGKIIAGTGTIDDDGNVGPIGGIPQKLVGAKEAGAQLFLVPADNCAEAMRNSVPGLPMARVATVDDALTAVKTFTSGGTPAPCPAA, encoded by the coding sequence ATGAGACGTCGCGGTGTCACGGTCATCCTCGGCGCCCTGATCACCGCGCTGCTCGCCGTCGGTGTCATGGCCACGCCCCTGCCCTACGTGGTGCTCAAGCCGGGGCCGACGGTGAACACGCTCGGCACGGACAACGGCAAGGAAGTCATCCAGGTGACGAACGCCGCCACCTCGACCTCCGCCGGCCAGCTGCGGATGACGACGGTGGGGGTGCAGCCCGACGTCGAGCTGATCTGGGCGATCCGGGGCTGGTTCAGCAAGGAGCAGGCGGTCGTGCCGCGCGAGCTCATCTACCCGCCGGACCGCAGCGAGAAGCAGGTCGAGCAGGACAACAAGGAGGAGTTCCAGTCGTCGCAGAGCACCGCCGAGACGGTGGCGCTGCGCGAGCTGGGCTACCCCGTGCAGACGTACGTGAAGAAGGTCACCGCCGGTGGCGCGTCGGAGGGCAAGCTGCGCGACGGTGACGTCGTCACGACGGTCGACGGCACCGCGGTCACCAGCCCGGCGAAGCTGACCGAGCTGATCCGGGCCAAGCCGGCGGGCGCCACGCTGGCCGTGGCCTACACCCGGGACGGCAAGCCGGGCACGGCCTCGATCACCACCAAGGCGGACAAGGACGGCAAGACGCCGCGAATCGGGGTGGAGATCGAAAAGCGGCAGCCGCACCCCTTCAAGGTCGCGATCGCCCTGGACGAGGTCGGCGGGCCCAGCGCGGGACTCATGTTCACGCTCGGCATCATCGACAAGCTGACCCCGGCGGACCTCACCGGCGGCAAGATCATCGCCGGTACGGGGACGATCGACGACGACGGCAACGTGGGGCCGATCGGGGGAATCCCGCAGAAACTCGTGGGCGCCAAGGAGGCCGGGGCGCAGCTCTTCCTCGTGCCGGCCGACAACTGTGCGGAGGCAATGCGCAACTCCGTCCCGGGCCTGCCGATGGCCAGGGTGGCCACCGTGGACGACGCGCTCACGGCGGTGAAGACGTTCACCAGCGGTGGCACGCCGGCCCCGTGCCCGGCGGCGTGA
- a CDS encoding UPF0182 family protein — protein MSRRGRVTVGVLVGVFLLFTLLGWGIDAYTDWLWFNEVAFTNVFTGVLLTRLLLFVAIGLAMALIIGANLYLAYRLRPMLRPHSAEQATLERYRMIIAPRIGTWIAVVCAVIGLFAGLSAQSRWKDWMLFRNAQPFGVKDPQFKVDIGFYVFEFPFWRYLLGVGFTAIVLSVIGALAVHYIFGGVRLQGVGDRMTAAARAHLTTLVAFFVLLKAVAYILDRRALLLEQHVSPGLYGAGYTDVNALLPAKEILVYISIVVAIAIIVFSNAVMRNLVWPGVALGLLAISAVAIGGIYPLAVQNFQVQPSLQDKEAPYIARSIEATRAAFGLDKTQVSEYPASNAVPPANLPANISAQNVRLIDPQLVSEAFTQSQQVRGFYDFGQKLDVDRYDMNGTTRDYVVGVREINDSQLTPQQRNWLNRHTVFTHGYGLVAAPANQVCGGGLPYFVSGFLGTGQQANCSSPKEEIKVDQPRVYYGEQASEYAIVGQADKNKNVEFDRPQPGDNNAEERYTYTGTGGVPIGSTFRRFVFAIKNAESNFLLSDAVNSKSRLMYVRDPRTRVEKVAPFLTIDGDPYPAVVDGRIKWILDGYTTSSSYPYSQQINLQQQTRDELTNQGTFALARDNVNYMRNSVKATVDAYDGTVTLYEFDEQDPVLKAWNKAFGGHLVTPKADTPPNLAEHFRYPADLFKVQRNLLARFHVTKPAEYFSGQDFWQVPNAPDNPDRQVQQPPYYLNVQLPGQEGTRFQLTSAVTPNNRQNLAALISGSYVDNEPRLEVLELPDQTAIPGPVQVHQKMTNNAAVRSELTLLSNSNQSQVLFGNLISLPIGNGMLYVEPVYVKSGQENAVPLLQKVLMSYGDGGEYVVLADSLKAGLDELVAQGKNQSGPSTGTPAKPPTSGTPPALTGQLAQAAAELDQAIANVKAAQQSGDFTRWGQAMQALDQAMANFQNAQKAAGTGTPSASPSTPASAAPSAPPSANPTPGS, from the coding sequence ATGAGCCGTCGTGGTCGCGTGACCGTGGGCGTCCTGGTGGGGGTCTTCCTCCTTTTCACGCTGCTCGGCTGGGGCATCGACGCGTACACCGACTGGCTGTGGTTCAACGAGGTCGCGTTCACGAACGTCTTCACCGGGGTCCTGCTGACCCGGTTGCTGCTGTTCGTGGCGATCGGCCTCGCCATGGCCCTGATCATCGGCGCGAACCTGTACCTGGCGTACCGGCTGCGGCCCATGCTGCGTCCGCACTCCGCCGAGCAGGCCACCCTCGAGCGGTACCGCATGATCATCGCCCCCCGGATCGGCACCTGGATCGCGGTGGTCTGTGCCGTTATCGGACTCTTCGCCGGGCTGAGCGCGCAGAGCCGCTGGAAGGACTGGATGCTGTTCCGCAACGCCCAGCCCTTCGGCGTCAAGGACCCCCAGTTCAAGGTGGACATCGGGTTCTACGTCTTCGAGTTCCCGTTCTGGCGCTACCTGCTCGGGGTCGGCTTCACCGCGATCGTGCTGTCGGTCATCGGGGCGCTGGCCGTGCACTACATCTTCGGTGGCGTCCGGCTGCAGGGCGTCGGGGACCGGATGACGGCGGCCGCACGTGCCCACCTGACCACCCTCGTGGCCTTCTTCGTGCTGCTCAAGGCGGTCGCCTACATCCTCGACCGGCGGGCCCTGCTGCTCGAGCAGCACGTCTCCCCGGGCCTGTACGGCGCCGGCTACACCGACGTCAACGCGCTGCTGCCCGCCAAAGAGATCCTCGTCTACATCTCCATCGTCGTGGCGATCGCGATCATCGTCTTCTCCAACGCGGTCATGCGTAACCTCGTCTGGCCCGGCGTCGCCCTCGGCCTGCTGGCCATCTCCGCGGTCGCGATCGGCGGCATCTACCCGCTCGCGGTGCAGAACTTCCAGGTCCAGCCGAGCCTGCAGGACAAGGAGGCGCCGTACATCGCGCGCTCCATCGAGGCGACCCGGGCCGCGTTCGGCCTGGACAAGACACAGGTCAGCGAATACCCCGCCTCGAACGCCGTCCCGCCGGCCAACCTGCCCGCCAACATCAGCGCGCAGAACGTCCGGCTGATCGACCCGCAACTGGTGTCCGAGGCCTTCACCCAGTCCCAGCAGGTGCGCGGCTTCTACGACTTCGGCCAGAAGCTCGACGTCGACCGCTACGACATGAACGGCACCACCCGCGACTACGTGGTCGGCGTCCGCGAGATCAACGACAGCCAGCTCACCCCGCAGCAGCGCAACTGGCTCAACCGGCACACCGTCTTCACCCACGGGTACGGGCTGGTGGCCGCCCCGGCCAACCAGGTCTGCGGCGGCGGCCTGCCGTACTTCGTCTCCGGCTTCCTCGGCACGGGCCAGCAGGCCAACTGCTCGTCGCCGAAGGAAGAGATCAAGGTCGACCAGCCGCGGGTCTACTACGGCGAGCAGGCCTCCGAGTACGCCATCGTCGGGCAGGCCGACAAGAACAAGAACGTCGAGTTCGACCGCCCGCAGCCCGGCGACAACAACGCCGAGGAGCGGTACACCTACACCGGCACCGGCGGCGTGCCGATCGGCTCGACGTTCCGCCGCTTCGTCTTCGCCATCAAGAACGCGGAGAGCAACTTCCTGCTCTCAGACGCGGTCAACAGCAAGTCCCGGCTCATGTACGTGCGCGACCCGCGTACCCGGGTGGAGAAGGTGGCGCCGTTCCTGACCATCGACGGCGACCCGTACCCCGCCGTCGTGGACGGGCGGATCAAGTGGATCCTGGACGGCTACACGACCTCGTCGTCGTACCCGTACTCGCAGCAGATCAACCTGCAGCAGCAGACCCGCGACGAGCTGACGAACCAGGGCACGTTCGCGCTGGCCCGCGACAACGTCAACTACATGCGCAACTCGGTCAAGGCCACCGTCGACGCGTACGACGGCACGGTCACCCTGTACGAGTTCGACGAGCAGGACCCCGTGCTCAAGGCGTGGAACAAGGCGTTCGGCGGGCACCTCGTCACGCCCAAGGCCGACACCCCGCCCAACCTCGCCGAGCACTTCCGGTATCCGGCCGACCTGTTCAAGGTGCAGCGCAACCTGCTGGCCCGCTTCCACGTCACCAAGCCCGCCGAGTACTTCAGCGGGCAGGACTTCTGGCAGGTCCCGAACGCGCCGGACAACCCCGACCGGCAGGTCCAGCAGCCGCCGTACTACCTCAACGTGCAGCTGCCGGGCCAGGAGGGCACCCGGTTCCAGCTCACGTCGGCGGTGACCCCGAACAACCGGCAGAACCTGGCGGCGCTGATCTCCGGCTCGTACGTGGACAACGAGCCCCGCCTGGAAGTGCTGGAACTACCGGACCAGACGGCGATCCCCGGCCCGGTGCAGGTCCACCAGAAGATGACCAACAACGCGGCCGTACGTTCCGAGCTCACCCTGCTGTCGAACAGCAACCAGAGTCAGGTCCTGTTCGGCAACCTCATCTCTCTGCCCATCGGCAACGGGATGCTGTACGTCGAGCCGGTGTACGTCAAGAGCGGGCAGGAGAACGCCGTACCCCTGCTGCAGAAGGTCCTCATGTCGTACGGCGACGGCGGCGAGTACGTCGTCCTGGCCGACAGCCTCAAGGCGGGTCTCGACGAGCTCGTCGCGCAGGGCAAGAACCAGAGCGGCCCCAGCACCGGCACCCCGGCCAAGCCGCCTACGTCGGGCACCCCGCCCGCGTTGACCGGGCAGCTCGCCCAGGCCGCCGCGGAACTGGATCAGGCCATCGCCAACGTCAAGGCCGCCCAGCAGTCCGGGGACTTCACCCGCTGGGGTCAGGCCATGCAGGCACTCGACCAGGCCATGGCCAACTTCCAGAACGCGCAGAAGGCGGCCGGAACCGGCACGCCGTCCGCCAGTCCGTCCACACCGGCATCCGCAGCCCCATCGGCACCACCGTCCGCGAACCCGACACCGGGTAGTTGA
- a CDS encoding ArsR/SmtB family transcription factor, whose amino-acid sequence MHAFDVLGDPIRRRILELLADGEQTSGAVTEVIRAEFGVSQPAVSQHLRVLRDNGFATVRAAGARRLYTVDGAGLRQVDAWLGPFRRFWTPHLAAMATEVARGRRTRRLAAERAPVEGVPSQTDGTARTTESDVPGVSDD is encoded by the coding sequence GTGCATGCGTTCGACGTGCTCGGCGATCCCATCCGCCGGCGCATCCTGGAGCTGCTGGCCGACGGCGAGCAGACCTCCGGCGCGGTCACCGAGGTCATCCGGGCCGAGTTCGGCGTGTCCCAGCCCGCCGTCTCGCAGCACCTGCGGGTGTTGCGGGACAACGGATTCGCGACCGTCCGCGCGGCCGGCGCCCGCCGCCTGTACACGGTGGACGGTGCCGGTCTGCGGCAGGTGGACGCGTGGCTGGGGCCGTTCCGCCGGTTCTGGACGCCGCACCTCGCCGCGATGGCCACGGAGGTGGCCCGGGGCAGGCGCACGCGTCGCCTGGCCGCCGAGCGGGCACCCGTCGAGGGGGTGCCGAGCCAGACCGACGGCACGGCACGTACGACCGAATCCGACGTTCCTGGAGTCAGTGATGATTGA